The Iamia majanohamensis genome window below encodes:
- a CDS encoding Gfo/Idh/MocA family protein, with translation MAAPPPVRYGLVGTGMMGVEHLWNLQHVPGAEITAIADPHPGSRDLADLAAGEGRATFAHFADHRALLEADLCDVVVVATPNHTHLPVLLDVLAHPVHVLVEKPLTTTVEGCRQVLAAAEGREQLVWVGLEYRYMPPVARLIAEVRAGAVGTPRMVAIREHRFPFLRKVGDWNRFSRNTGGTLVEKCCHFFDLMAHVLDDEPVRVLASGAQDVNHLDEVYDGEVPDILDNAFVVVDFAGGARASLDLCMFAEGSENQEEVSVVGDAGKVEAFLPSCEVRVGARATVREGVTREVVHDDRVAYEGFHHGSSYLEHLDLIDAVRSGGRAGVGLREGLMSVAVGVAAHRSIDEGRAVTVDEVLAD, from the coding sequence ATGGCCGCTCCCCCACCCGTCCGCTACGGCCTGGTCGGCACCGGGATGATGGGCGTCGAGCACCTCTGGAACCTCCAGCACGTGCCCGGGGCCGAGATCACGGCGATCGCCGACCCCCACCCCGGGTCGCGCGACCTCGCCGACCTGGCCGCCGGCGAGGGCCGCGCCACCTTCGCCCACTTCGCCGACCACCGCGCCCTGCTCGAGGCCGACCTCTGCGACGTCGTGGTCGTGGCCACCCCGAACCACACCCACCTGCCGGTGCTGCTCGACGTGCTGGCCCACCCCGTGCACGTCCTGGTCGAGAAGCCCCTCACCACCACCGTCGAGGGGTGCCGCCAGGTCCTGGCCGCGGCGGAGGGGCGCGAGCAGCTGGTGTGGGTCGGCCTGGAGTACCGCTACATGCCGCCCGTGGCCCGGCTCATCGCCGAGGTGCGGGCCGGGGCCGTGGGCACGCCGCGGATGGTCGCCATCCGGGAGCACCGCTTCCCGTTCCTCCGGAAGGTGGGCGACTGGAACCGCTTCAGCCGCAACACCGGCGGCACGCTCGTCGAGAAGTGCTGCCACTTCTTCGACCTGATGGCCCACGTCCTCGACGACGAGCCGGTGCGGGTGCTGGCCTCGGGGGCCCAGGACGTCAACCACCTCGACGAGGTCTACGACGGCGAGGTGCCCGACATCCTCGACAACGCCTTCGTCGTCGTGGACTTCGCCGGCGGCGCCCGGGCCTCGCTCGACCTGTGCATGTTCGCCGAGGGCTCGGAGAACCAGGAGGAGGTCTCGGTCGTGGGCGACGCCGGCAAGGTGGAGGCGTTCCTGCCGTCGTGCGAGGTGCGGGTCGGGGCCCGGGCGACGGTCCGCGAGGGCGTCACCCGCGAGGTCGTCCACGACGACCGGGTCGCCTACGAGGGCTTCCACCACGGCTCCAGCTACCTGGAGCACCTGGACCTGATCGACGCCGTCCGCTCGGGGGGCCGGGCCGGCGTCGGGTTGCGGGAGGGGCTGATGTCGGTGGCCGTGGGCGTGGCCGCCCACCGCAGCATCGACGAGGGCCGGGCCGTCACCGTCGACGAGGTCCTCGCCGACTGA
- a CDS encoding aldo/keto reductase — translation MADGLVDTAPRALGPGGPEVGPLGFGAWRFTHDDPGRGAEVLEAAVDAGLTLVDTAEVYGLDWGGRGLGSVEEALGRALALRPGLRDRVVLATKGGILPPTPYDSSDLRTAVEGSLRRLGVDHVELYLVHRPDLFTHPEVVADALAGAVADGLVGTVGVSNHTPPQTEALAHHLAARGVPLVATQPELSVVALDPARDGTLDLAARTGMAVLAWSPLAGGRIATGEGLDPALGTLLDELAAREGVDRPSVAVAFALCLPTRPVALLGSQRPERLAALAAAVPTVHLDREDCYRLVVASGGVPLP, via the coding sequence GTGGCTGACGGACTGGTCGACACCGCGCCCCGCGCCCTCGGCCCGGGGGGTCCCGAGGTGGGGCCCCTGGGCTTCGGCGCCTGGCGCTTCACCCACGACGACCCCGGTCGGGGCGCCGAGGTGCTGGAGGCCGCCGTCGACGCAGGGCTGACCCTCGTCGACACGGCCGAGGTGTACGGCCTCGACTGGGGCGGTCGGGGACTGGGGTCGGTGGAGGAGGCCCTGGGTCGGGCCCTGGCCCTGCGTCCCGGTCTGCGCGACCGGGTCGTGCTGGCGACCAAGGGCGGGATCCTGCCGCCCACGCCGTACGACTCCTCGGACCTGCGCACCGCGGTCGAGGGCTCGCTCCGTCGCCTGGGCGTCGACCACGTCGAGCTCTACCTGGTCCACCGGCCCGACCTCTTCACCCACCCCGAGGTGGTCGCGGACGCCCTGGCCGGGGCGGTGGCCGACGGGCTGGTCGGCACGGTGGGCGTGTCCAACCACACGCCGCCCCAGACCGAGGCCCTGGCCCACCACCTGGCCGCCCGCGGCGTCCCCCTCGTCGCCACCCAGCCCGAGCTCTCGGTCGTCGCCCTCGACCCGGCCCGCGACGGCACCCTCGACCTGGCGGCCCGCACCGGGATGGCCGTGCTGGCCTGGAGCCCCCTGGCCGGCGGGCGCATCGCCACCGGCGAGGGCCTCGACCCGGCCCTCGGCACCCTCCTCGACGAGCTCGCGGCCCGGGAGGGCGTCGACCGGCCGTCGGTGGCGGTGGCCTTCGCCCTCTGCCTGCCGACCCGGCCGGTGGCCCTGCTCGGGTCGCAGCGGCCCGAGCGCCTGGCCGCCCTGGCCGCCGCCGTGCCCACCGTCCACCTCGACCGGGAGGACTGCTACCGCCTGGTCGTGGCCTCCGGGGGGGTCCCGCTGCCGTGA